In the Cryptococcus neoformans var. neoformans JEC21 chromosome 1, complete sequence genome, one interval contains:
- a CDS encoding oxidoreductase, putative, producing the protein MSNVFPYPARKVQGYPTFLPEQPQPIGSLLDDNEYKQNKNPPKLFQPITIRGVTFHNRAFVAPMCMYSSDQGRATDHHFVHLGSMALRGWGSIMVEATAVVPEGRISPEDMGLWDDSQIAELQRIVKYIHANKGIIGIQIAHAGRKASTPAPWNEREANEKGHSKGSVVPEENGGWPSKVVAPSEISFLEGDYPDPIEASIEYLESLKKAYADTVERCSKIGFDFIEIHGAHGYFLHEFVDPISNKRTDKYGGSLENRLRLPLEIAEIVRQKWDKPLFYRLSATDWLEESLGKEKNANGEWVWWGIEQTTAFVGKLAELGVDLVDVSSGGNDLRQKIAPGPSYQLPFAAHLKKTYPDLLIGSVGIITDAEQANDILEQGKADVILIGRQLLRNLDWPLDAAVELGVAVAPAVQYERAWTRMLVKRETHDHTSKKHGVTELQGQEGQETKTPPGEHSSIP; encoded by the exons ATGTCCAACGTCTTCCCATACCCCGCCAGAAAGGTCCAGGGCTACcccaccttcctcccagAGCAACCACAGCCCATCGGTTCTCTCCTCGATGACAATGAGTACAAGCAGAACAAGAACCCTCCCAAGCTCTTCCAGCCCATCACTATCCGTGGCGTCACCTTCCACAATCGAGCCTTTGTCGCGCCCATGTGCATGT ACTCTTCCGATCAAGGGCGTGCGACCGACCATCACTTTGTCCATCTCGGTAGCATGGCTTTGCGAGGATGGGGTAGTATCATGGTAGAGGCTACTGCCGTCGTTCCCGAAGGTCGGATCTCTCCTGAAGACATG GGTCTCTGGGATGACTCTCAAATTGCCGAGCTTCAACGTATCGTCAAGTACATCCACGCCAACAAGGGTATTATTGGGATCCAAATTGCTCATGCTGGTCGAAAGGCTTCAACCCCTGCGCCTTGGAATGAAAGGGAGGCGAACGAGAAGGGACATTCCAAGGGCTCTGTAGTCCCGGAAGAGAACGGTGGTTGGCCTAGCAAGG TCGTTGCCCCTTCGGAGATCTCTTTCCTTGAAGGCGATTACCCGGACCCTATTGAGGCTAGCATCGAGTATCTCGAAAGCTTGAAAAAGGCCTACGCCGACACTGTCGAAAGGTGCAGCAAGATTGGTTTCGACTTTATCGAGATTCACGGTGCGCACG GCTACTTCCTTCACGAGTTTGTCGACCCCATCTCCAACAAGCGAACGGACAAGTACGGTGGCTCTCTTGAGAACCGTCTCCGACTGCCCTTGGAGATTGCCGAAATTGTCCGTCAGAAATGGGATAAGCCCCTATTCTACAGGCTTAGTGCTACCGACTGGCTCGAGGAGTCTCTCGGTAAAGAGAAGAACGCTAATGGCGAATGGGTCTGGTG GGGTATCGAGCAAACTACCGCTTTTGTTGGAAAGCTTGCTGAGCTTGGTGTTGACCTTGTGGACGTTTCTTCTGGTGGTAACGACCTCCGTCAAAAGATCGCCCCCGGTCCTTCTTACC AACTCCCATTTGCCGCGCATCTCAAGAAGACGTACCCCGACCTCTTGATCGGTAGTGTGGGTATCATCACCGACGCTGAGCAGGCCAATGATATTTTGGAGCAAGGAAAGGCGGATGTCATCTTAATTGGTAGACAGTTGTTGAGGAATTTGGATTGGCCGCTTGATGCTGCTGTAGAACTTGGTGTGGCTGTTGCGCCTGCTGTCCAGTACGAGCG TGCTTGGACAAGGATGCTCGTCAAGCGCGAAACTCATGACCACACTTCCAAGAAGCACGGTGTCACCGAACTTCAAGGTCAGGAAGGTCAGGAGACCAAGACTCCTCCCGGGGAACACTCTTCTATTCCTTAA
- a CDS encoding expressed protein produces MKNLIFRTSLTMTLGFLETLLDKKTKSRISETFVNISAKFVDEQMLCGESLGVLDHCCRLFEIVGLPPPTAEVELDEYLYKAFFRGVIIILRDFKSNLPRNDRSNNYTQIVHDNLGLLDAVWLFIHTADFYLLETFWDVAMMLVEVCEADAEGLVVALWCQALEVEVDKAEDEDRNGDMKWRELSRKRKQRFISNGNRLFDARDTRIGHEDLPRATMSDLNEAWKYGKELLCPRMP; encoded by the exons ATGAAAAACCTCATATTTCGCACATCACTGACAATGACATTGGGT TTCCTTGAAACACTTCTCgacaaaaagacaaaatCACGCATTTCTGAGACGTTCGTCAATATCTCTGCAAAGTTTGTCGACGAGCAGATGCTATGCGGGGAGTCATTGGGTGTCCTTGATCACTGCTGCCGATTGTTCGAGATTGTCGGTTTACCTCCTCCAACTGCCGAGGTCGAGCTGGACGAGTACTTGTATAAGGCCTTTTTCCGGGGTGTCATTATCATTCTTCGGGACTTTAAGTCCAACCTTCCTCGGAATGACAGATCCAACAACTATACGCAAATCGTACACGACAACCTCGGTCTGCTAGACGCCGTATGGCTTTTCATACATACTGCCGATTTTTACCTTTTGGAAACCTTTTGGGATGTGGCCATGATGCTTGTTGAAGTATGTGAGGCGGATGCAGAGGGTCTGGTTGTGGCCTTGTGGTGCCAAGCTctggaagtggaggtggacaaggcggaagatgaagatagGAACGGTGATATGAAATGGAGGGAATTGTCTAGGAAGCGCAAACAGAGGTTCATCAGTAATGGGAACCGCTTATTTGACGCTCGTGATACACGTATTGGGCACGAAGATTTGCCTAGGGCGACGATGAGTGACCTTAACGAAGCATGGAAGTATGGGAAGGAATTACTCTGTCCTCGAATGCCGTAG
- a CDS encoding expressed protein has translation MYGAEDSELKAVRASKRPERRKKRPKEIVFPDLDLSKIRREVVNRPHRRRSRGAVIQQLKLRCDGPEKSENQVVGVSEAGYEESGIGAGYEARYGSRSAKS, from the coding sequence ATGTACGGCGCTGAGGACTCGGAGTTGAAGGCCGTGAGGGCGAGTAAGAGGCCAGAGCgtcgaaagaagaggccaAAGGAAATTGTCTTTCCGGACCTTGACTTGTCGAAAATTCGACGTGAAGTGGTAAatcgtcctcatcgtcgtcgaAGTCGAGGTGCAGTGATTCAGCAACTAAAGTTGAGATGTGACGGACCGGAGAAATCTGAGAACCAAGTGGTGGGGGTGAGCGAGGCCGGTTACGAGGAGAGTGGGATCGGGGCGGGGTATGAGGCGAGGTACGGCTCGCGATCGGCAAAGAGCTAA
- a CDS encoding expressed protein yields the protein MNTAGSVAYGWGALIVAAGVSFYYAKKEIDARRKEAQIKGTRPMEKLSWEERIAREQQQGVQPSSITDQLKQASANKPSGGT from the exons ATGAACACTGCTGGCTCAGTT GCTTACGGCTGGGGT GCCCTCATCGTCGCTGCCGGTGTCAGCTTCTATTacgccaagaaggagattgacGCTCGTCGCAAGGAGGCTCAGATCAAGGGTACTAGGCCTATGGAAAAGCTCTCTT GGGAAGAGCGAATCGCTAGGGAGCAACAGCAGGGCGTGcaaccatcttccatcactGACCAACTAAAACAAGCATCAGCCAACAAGCCGTCAGGAGGGACTTAG
- a CDS encoding glycosyltransferase, putative, which yields MLSLLSSRYTRYSPLLLLFLLGSTFLLFERSSSSSSTLPRSSIYDYTSPATHCFWPGTDASDESAATSQPKIPANKGNVGKMKEWIGWGDSEEVDEDVPSGEGFAWEGQLPDVVPVRGIERYMLAHIEELQQGYDAKHDYEEYGLKIGNISLSAYTAELLETYKEYLLPPGTPPPNPPPSFLPIVLSRLSLRPPIAPLPPRPNQVMTTEKSVDDLPWQFQRWKEIMPEWEIKYYDDNALKNWVRGMFGGTKAEKIWKNLPRQVLKTDVFRYMAMLVEGGIYTDSDTAPIIHADQWGHPYNHHTSPLLTHLSRILSISTSPHLPSSHPLSSFSPDDAGTIDEELDVDVSTGKSTIYDGPLVDDGAELGQPSLVVSVESDAIDFGWHNWREVGLSRAVQITQWTFMARPGHPVFLDALGRTLRKSEEMARKEKEAKKNGEEFIPETALEWTGPGVFSDCVYRYLISRYGFKPDDLIHKKDPLRVGDVLILPAGSFSSVSPFGDEQQRNWAASWHGFFGRWRGADPGVQEFERLKKLKKEAEEAEKKAKEEAEEAERKAKEAEQQANETSEQADKSAQDAEEKAKEAAEEAARKAQEASDKVEALGEEVEKAKEVAEGKSDGQDGGNGEFTESREETEEEMLV from the exons ttcgcctcttctcctcctaTTTCTCCTAGGCTCGacttttctcctcttcgaacgctcctcgtcatcctcatcgacCCTCCCTAGATCTTCGATATACGACTACACGTCCCCTGCCACACATTGCTTTTGGCCGGGGACAGATGCGAGCGACGAGAGTGCTGCAACTTCGCAGCCAAAGATACCGGCAAACAAAGGTAATGTTGGTAAAATGAAAGAATGGATTGGCTGGGGAGATAGCGAAGAGGTCGATGAGGATGTGCCCTCGGGTGAGGGGTTTGCATGGGAGGGACAACTGCCGGACGTTGTCCCTGTCCGCGGAATTGAGAGGTATATGCTCGCTCATATCGAAGAACTTCAACAAGGTTATGACGCCAAACATGATTATGAAGAGTATGGTCTCAAGATTGGAAACATTTCCTTATCCGCATACACAGCTGAACTACTGGAGACTTATAAAGAGTACCTTTTGCCCCCAGGTACACCACCCCCGAATCCGCCgccctcttttctcccgATCGTCCTCTCGAGGCTATCGCTGAGGCCACCGATCGCGCCCTTACCTCCCAGACCAAACCAGGTCATGACAACAGAGAAGTCTGTGGATGATTTACCGTGGCAGTTCCAAAGGTGGAAAGAAATAATGCCAGAGTGGGAAATCAAGTACTACGATGACAATGCTTTGAAAAACTGGGTGAGGGGAATGTTTGGCGGAACCAAGGCTGAGAAGATTTGGAAGAATCTCCCGAGGCAGGTGCTCAAGACGGATGTGTTCCGATACATG GCGATGCTGGTGGAAGGGGGTATCTACACTGACAG CGACA CCGCGCCCATCATTCACGCTGACCAATGGGGTCACCCATACAACCACCACACCTCCCCCCTTCTCACCCACCTCTCCCGTATCCTCTCCATATCCAcctctcctcatcttccttcctcccaccccctctcctccttctctcctgaCGATGCTGGTACTATCGATGAAGAGCTCGACGTAGATGTCTCGACTGGCAAATCCACCATTTACGACGGACCATTAGTAGATGATGGAGCCGAGCTCGGTCAGCCTTCTTTGGTGGTCAGCGTGGAATCGGATGCTATAGACTTTGGCTGGCACAACTGG CGAGAAGTCGGCCTGAGCCGAGCTGTCCAGATCACCCAATGGACTTTCATGGCACGTCCTGGTCACCCAGTGTTCCTTGATGCTCTCGGAAGGACTCTACGCAAGTCGGAAGagatggcgaggaaggagaaggaggcgaagaagaatggtgAAGAGTTCATTCCTGAGACGGCT CTCGAGTGGACTGGCCCAGGAGTCTT CTCTGACTGTGTTTACCGATATCTAATCTCCCGATACGGCTTCAAGCCAGACGATCTCATACATAAAAAGGACCCTCTGCGGGTTGGTGATGTCTTGATCTTGCCCGCTGGGTCCTTTTCGAGTGTGAGCCCGTTCGGCGACGAGCAACAACGCAATTGGGCAGCAAGCTGGCATGGCTTCTTTG GCCGATGGCGAGGTGCCGATCCTGGCGTCCAGGAATTCgaaaggttgaagaagctcaagaaagaagctgaggaagctgagaagaaggcaaaggaggaagctgaggaggcggagagaaAAGCAAAGGAAGCAGAGCAGCAGGCCAACGAAACATCCGAGCAGGCCGACAAAAGCGCACAAGACGCTGAGGAAAAAGCAAAGGAAGCGGCCGAGGaggcagcaaggaaagcgCAAGAAGCTTCAGATAAAGTCGAAGcgcttggagaagaggtagAAAAGGCCAAAGAAGTGGCCGAGGGAAAATCAGATGGACAAGATGGAGGCAATGGCGAGTTTACGGAGAGTAGAGAAGAaacggaggaagagatgttGGTGTAA